The nucleotide sequence CTCCAGTTGACCCACATTAACTTGTGCCCATCACACTACTGACTCCAGGGATCAGCAAGGTGATCCTTGATGAGTACAGTGAAAAATAATGGTTGGAGGTAAATCTACAAGACAGGAGTCATGCAGTGTTGCTGAACCAGAGCAGACCCAATGCTAAACTTTTGAAAATTGTAATTACAAGAAGCTGTTTAATATCTAAATGATGCATCAtgcatttgacattttgggattttatttcttgccaagagttagatgaATAGAGTCTCCATGAACTGCAGCCAGGAGATGGTTAGCTAAGCgcaaacactgaaaaaaggGAGGACGAGCTAGCATTGTTCTTTCCGAAAGGTAAAAGCTCGGTGAGAATAGAGCCAGGCCAGCTTGCCAAAGCGTAAAAATGATAACTTGTAGTTTTACGCAGGATTATGTGCAAAAGTGTATCTTGGCAGGAACAGTGACTTGGCACAAAACcttctgcacaaacacaacttcatTTCCTTTTGGTTTGAACAAGATATGTCATAATAAgaggtaataataataaataataatacattttatctGATGGCGCCTTTCATGGCACTCAAGGTCGTCTTACgtcaagtaaaaaaacaatcaataaacagcaagcattaataaaaacagcggcataatcaataataaaatcATTTGTTAGGGCAGGGTTAAGTAAAGAGTTAAGGTAAGGTATTAGCAGGTATTTTTCTCCAAGTAATGCATTTCTTAAAATGGTGAACACTTATTTTAACTGTTTGATACATGTTACAAGTCCCCTGTATTTTCCTGAACAATAAGTAGTTCCACCACTGGCGGCATAAAATATAGAATAAGCTACGTTAAGCAAACTGTCTCCTGGCTGTAGCATCATATTTATAATACAGACATTTGAGTGGTATTTATCTTCTCTCTTGTCAGCAGAGCACTTTTGTGTGTTTCCcaaaactgttcctttaactggGAGATACAAGTGATCTCCTACGCTGTGAGTAGTTCCGCACACTGAGTTTGATAATAACACAGAGGGAAGTTTCACTCATGTACCTCACTGGGAGAATTGAATTTGCTGTCAGTACAACTGAGCACCCACCACCAATATATTACACATCATTGTTCTTTGAAATCTCCAGGCAACTGCTCCAATACCATGCAATAAAGTAAAAAAGCTGGTTTTCAAACAGACACGgtgccacatttttttttcctccaccatCCAGAGAATATATACGTCCTCTCCTTTCCACTTTTTCTCCTGGAGATGTGACCTTCAAACAGAATATATAGTAGATGTGGGGAAGGAGTGATAGAACCATGTCTCCTTGTGACCTTTACATGATGTATTGCCACTGAGCGGTAATTCATATCAATGGTTTTCGTGCCACTATGATGTGCCAAGTACATATGTCACTGTATCCTCCAGGCACTTTAGGTAGACTGTGGCGAACACGTGGACACATTCTTATGTCTGGGGTCATTGGAGAAATCAGCGGAAGGCGGTGGACCAACAGCAAGCAGCAAGCAGCCTGCTGGCCTTCATTAAAGTCCTGTGGCTATTTCAGCCAGCCATTATGGAGAGGTGTGGGACTGATGGTGTGAATAAATGGACACTCACACCCTCTCTGCGTTGTGTCTGCAACAAACAACCTGTCATTATACATAGACGGCTGCTGAGGCAAACTGAAGCTCCTTTAACAAACAAACCCTGCTCTAGTGCAGTGACTGTGTTTTCAAAAGCCCTGAAATCTGAGCGTAATATAGTTTGATTGTAGCATTAATAGATGCACCGTGTGCTAAAGTGAATATCACAAGCTCACTGAAGTTCCTTggtctaaatgttaaatcaaaaGGCCTTGGAATATTGGCCAACTCCGAACTGGGGCCTAATTAGATAGTAAATCCATCAGGGAGACCTAACAGAATATGATCCATAGCTCGCTGCCAGTGTGTATCATTTCTCTAATAGTGTCATGTTACATCTTATTTGTATTTTCACTTTTCATAGGGGCACATTCAGTGGACAGCAGTTATTGCAGATGATCTATTTCATGCGCTATCACACTGAGCACAAAATATTAATGTAAAAGACATTGCTCCCGTTATTACATTTGTCcacacagtttttattttctgtctgctTCTATGATATCTACAATGAATCTGCTCCCGCTGGAGTGCACATATTGGAGCAAACTATGATTGTTTGGAGATACACTGTGCAAATATACTGTCTACGAGTTGGTGTATGCAAATGAGAAGCAGCAGCTGTAGAGGTCTTGCTTCGAGGAAAACAATAAAGTCTTGccagaacaagaagaaaatggGACGAGAAATGAATTTAAAGTTAATGCTCTTTGTTTGTATGACTTGGCAGTAAGTGAAATGGAAAATCTACAGGCttgttcataattttattgTAATGCAATGTCACCAAAGACACATCGTGTCACGAATAAAGGCTCTATGGGGATGGAGATGTCAATCAGTCCTGATATTAACATCTCTACAACTATTGGAAAGGATTGCATGGAAAATCTGTCCAATATGTATGTTCATGACGAACAATCTGCAGAACGGgtgacatttccagctgtttagTGATTATTTGCAaatgatagcatgctaacatcacaTGCATGACTGTACAACCTCACAGAAAATGATAGAATAGGTCAGCTGACTCCCAAAAAGACCTACTTGACTGTACCCATAAACACTACACGTAGTACATACTTCTCATGAAACAATCACAATTTGGTTAGGTTCAGACAACAAAACCGCTTGGGTTCAGAAAAAGGTCATAGTTTCGATTAAAAAAAGTGTGCTAGGTACACAATTTAAGTACATTATGTAGCCTAAGTTAATATTGACTTTCGGTTTCACATGGGACACAAACGGCAGCCTCCTGAAATTTAGGTCCTGTGTTTAATCCATTCATCCATTCTGATGgccaaagaaacacattttgtcctcaagagttggtggagaccaaaaacaaaactaaaagagCGTAAACATTTGACATACAGGTTACCAGAAACACGACTCCAAATATATGCTACGTTGCTCCATAACTTATCTTGCCAAATCATGTGATCTTATAAATCCATCTTGCCAGGCTCCAATTTATGTGCTCCTGGCCGAGAACAATGTGATTAAACGACTCAGTGTCTGATGGGTTTGGTTAAGTTGTgatatgaaaggaaaaaaaaaatggtggctCCTCAGAAGGTTATCGCAGCTGCTATAGCAACAGTTCTATGaggatttcttctttttcttggtggaaaatatgtttctttcttcctcttgaGCGGCTTCAGTCTGATTTACCTTGTAGCTCTGCAGGTGGCAGCGATCTCCTACTGTTGATCCGGTTGGTTGAGTTGGTCTGTGTTTGACAATCATAGATAGGGTTATCTTTTGAATGGTCCTGGTGATTTCCAGACAGTTATTAGTGGCTTCTGTCCAGATGTTATTTtataacaaaccatctggcgcATCAGTTTTCTCCTTAACTGTTTTATGTCACATTAACTTAAAaggtgtttacagcttgtttgaGCTGCAACAAATGGCCAAAAAGACCAGAGAGGTTTAGATTCAACCCTATGTCTTTCTTTGACGGTCTATATAATATTTTCAAGTCATGGCACCTAACATGTTTTACAAACCAAATGAGCTCCAGCTTGAGGGCCACACTATATCTTTATTAAGGATCCTGCAATACaatcacacacaatcacacactgtAACACCAGTGCAATTTCTCATTTCAGCTCTCTGTACAGCACCTTCTATTTCTGTTGCTGAAAGCTGCAAACTGTGGTTTCTATGAGGCGAGTGGGGGAGTCCAACTGTGTCCCACTGCGCgatggaaacagaagaagaTGTGGAGTGTACAGGGTTCAGATACAGAGCGGCTCAGACGAGCGCTTGATTTGCTCCGCGTTACTCACCTTCACAAGGGATTCTCACTGGGGGGAAATTCATCTCTCCTGCTGCTACTTCCTCCCCTCCTCGTTCTTTATCTGTTCCTTTGCCGCAATGCTTTGCTTCACTTTTTCCTTGATCCCGGCAATGTGTTGCTTCAGAAGGTTCCGCTGATTGTCGAAAGGCGCTCTGGTTGCCTCAGCACCGCAGCATCTGCTCCCCTACCATCTCTTGTCTCTCGATTCCTTTACTTCCTTTTTCTCCTCACCCAcctgcttccttttttttcctcaatacATCTACCTCTTCTGCAGTATTTGTTCTGTTACACACCACATACTGCACCTTTCAGTTCTAGGCATGAGTGAGAACTTTGCATCAAAGGGCCATGATGCAATTTGGCGGCCTCGCCATGTGAGTCTCCGCGGCTTAACACAgcataatacacacacacacacacacaaaaaagacttGGGTATTCCAACAATCTGCTCTTCGATTCAACTCAAACGCGATCCCACACGGTGCATTTATGTCAGCACAATTGCAACGtttacatttctgtctttctttttttttcccccgccaACAGTTTCCATCAAAGTGCACCTTGAGGACGgcgaaaaaaaaggaaatgaaaatcaattataAATCATTCTGACAGCCGCACTGGTGAATTGTGTGTTAACATAAATCTCGCATTAGCTAAACAACATGTTACTCCAAGCTGcatcctgtttcctctctcatCATGTGCATTATTTATACTGTGACTAAACAAGTCACAGTATAAGTCATGGCAGCCTAAATAAGGAGATGTGTTTTGGGCTTTTTGAATGCATCATCCTGCAAGGGTGGTAAAGTATGTCTCTCTGTATTCAGCCAAAAATACAGGCCTGTGCCAAAGCCAGTGGGGAGCCATTACTCCAGGAAGAGAAGAGTTGCATTGTCTGGTGTGTGCCGGCAAGGGAAACACTGTGAAGCCAGTTCAATGGATATAAAACTCTGGGACCCATAGATTGCTTTATGTGTGTACAGTCTCATTCAGAGCCAGAAATGTAAACTCACGCTTCGCTGTTGGTACTTTCACAGTCAACAGTTTCGCCCACAAATTCATTACCCCTCGTATAAGCCTCaggttttttttgcctcttCTGTCTCTACTCTGCATTTATCGGGGAACTGATAAGTGGATTTGGTCTGCGTTATGAAGCTCCGGCTACGTGACTGTGAAAGGCCAGGGAGGGACACAGCCAAGCGGTGATGTTTCTCTTGGCAAACTCCCGTGCAGCCCCTCTCTTGTTGCACTCCTCCGCTATCATCAAGGTTAATTAAAAATTTCACCATGGCTTCACACAATTTTCATAACCAcctccagaaaaaaaataatttccacattgtgtgtgtgcctgtctctcttttctccacctcctcctccactacAGTTTTCTCTCCACTGCTGCTCCGCAAGGGTCCTTTGGCCATCATTAGAACTTAATGAACTCAGTTTAATAATCAGGGGAATTAGTGGAGTTGAGTTCGGCAGTGGCGTGTGCTGTATCCTACAGGCTCTCCCTCCGCTTTTGAAATGAGCGTCGCCCGCGTGcaaaatgtgttgtgttcacattGTGTTTTTCCGTGTCCCCACACTTTGCTATCAGGGGGACGTAATGGGATGTTCCATATCTTTCCCCTAATTAGTTTTCAGAGTGTGTTCATTAGACTTAGCAGATTTAGTTAACTTATGGGTATCTCACAATGGCCCAATTCCCCCGAGTACACTGATGTCTGGGTAATAAATCATCTGTCTGCCCGCTGTAATTACGCAGACTGGTGAAGTGTCATATTTTGTTCTGAATGTATGGAGTGCTGAGTTATAGGTAGCCTACGCATGTCTCGCAGTCTCCTTCAGGCTCAAATGCACCACAATTAACTATGTTTACATTCTCTGTTGGGCTTGTAAATGGATGTTAGACTGATGTATTTATCTTTATGATGACCACTTTTGCATGTCAGGGTGCACACATCTCTCCTCTCAAGTTCGCATTACGGCCTTGATGGAAAACAGCAGCCTTCGCCAGGGCAGCGTACCAACCCCCCCGAGTTTAACACATGTTCTCTCTGTCACTTTCTCTCAGCCAGCCATGATATTGGAAATTATTCAGCGTTAGTGTGAATGGAGCCTGGTAGACGTGGGGTGTTACTCCCTTGCAGCTGGGTGTCACATTCAAATAGAAGTAAATTAGCTGTCACCGAGGCTGGGCTTGGGAGCTGCTGCTATGCCTCAGAGACCGTCCTTTGTAACAGGGTCTTGTGCTCACCGGCAAGTCAATGCAAGGCAACAAGTCATTATacctgagagagacaaagaagcaCAATATGATTAGGGGTCAAACGGCTTCCTTTATCTGACGATGGACTCCCCGCTATAGGACTGTACATACAGCATCACAGCAGTGAGGATGTAGCGGCGTAAAATCACCTGCTGTTGGCAGAGTTGTCTAAAGAAAAGCTCGGGGATGAGGCACTTGGTTTGAATTTCTGCCTCTCCAACGGCAGACAGTCGCCCTCTCATTATCTACAGGCCAACATTTACTGTGGAGCTGGGCTCATTACCGGCGGCTAAGCCCAAGGGACAGACTAGATTGGCACAGTCTCCTGACAACGGGGTGACACCGACCGTCTTTAAAGGTTTGTGTGACACAAATCCATCACTCCAACATTTTATGGATACAGATGACGGCAAGCTGCTTAGATTGATCTCTCAACTGCAGCTCTATCTTCGCTTTTTCTTATAAAagtctgtagtttttttttttgtctcatcttTTAACTTTCACGCATTTGTCTTGTTCATTAATCAAATTAACCACAACCAACCGGAGATAATTATCAGGTTTTGAtgtcttgtttgctcttttAATAACTTGACAGAGAAAGTCTGACTCAAACGCACAGATAGCTAATTAGGGTGCAGCATTTATAGCACGAGTCCCAGAGAACTGGACGTCAATAATCGTTACCAAGGAGGCTTGAGGAATATTATGAGGCTTCAGCGACCCCCAGTGGTCAAACTGAGTAACACAGGCAGTGATTTCATATGGAGTTTACAGTATTTATTATAACAATAAGAGAACAATactgagagggaaaaaaggacACACCTCGACTTAATTACGATGGCACTGTGTATACCTCTGTATTTACATCAcacacattacaaacacatgtgtctcgactcccccccccccgttcaCAGTACAATATGGCTACAAGTTGACCACACGGTAATAAAGCGATGCGGCCGCACAATATGAATTAAGAAAAGTTAACGATATGATGCCAAACGCTCACGAGCATAAATAATCCACTGAAAGTACCAGCATACTGTACAAAAAATATGTGAAATCACTCTTTATGAAGTGTGTAGTGTTTGAGACAATAAATAGAAACAGGAGCACTGAAAACATCTTGTGCGGTGATATTAACAGGGACGATGATGTGGAGCAACAACAGTTCTGTACATTTGAGGCCTCCAGTTCTCCTTGCGCTGCTGTGACCTGTGCGCCCTCGTCATTGAGAAtcataataatagtaataataataataataatgcaccTGTCATATTCACCTATCATATATACTCTTTTTTTTGACTGCAGCCTCTGATTTAGGTTCTTATGTTTAACATAAATTATCTAGTCTCGTTATTGATCAAGAACTGATCAAACACATCCCGCAATGTTTTCCTCAATCCGTCGGTCAGTATTTTCCCGTGCTTACATACCTTTCACACAGGGTTCTCCACTCCAGCTTCAGCTATTCACTAAATAAAGTGAGTAATGCTCATTGTGATGACTTTCATTCTTCTTTCAGCAGtacaacacagtaaaaaaagGCACCGTCTGCTCACTCAACACGTCTTTAAATATAACACCACAGCCTTTTGTACTGTATTTTCTATGAAAATCTACTGGAGCTTCTTTTGAAAGCAAATctcaaaaatgtcttttactTCTTTAGTGATGGTATACtgatcagctttttttttttttttaattgaccaTGCACCAACAGCAGTAAAACAGCTATGCGCACTGTACTTATACTACGTGATGCCAATTTGCCTGGTAACACTTGCACTTTTGATCCAGGTTTACTCACGCTGCCATAGGGGGGCAGCACAAGTCTCCCTGGATGAGATccggtgtgtgcgtgtgtgtctagGAGGAGGAGTCCTCCTCCACAGGGTGGAGAGCGTGCCTCTTCAGCAGTGTCTTTAGTATTTCCACCTCCCGCTCCGCCTCCTTCAGCTTCCTACGTAGTGTCTCATTGGCTTTCTGCAGCTTCTGGTTGTCCTGGGAAAGATACAGAAGATATGTGTGATGTAAACTAACTGCGGCACATTAAAGTGCTGTGGGTCTGTTAGGAGTGAAAGCCTGATACTCACTGATTCCAGAGATTCATAAGGGGGTTTGCTGTCCTCTTCTGGTTCTTTAAGGGCAATGGACGCTCTGTTTTCCCACTTGGCACAGTGTCGCTGTTTTCTCTGGGGTACGGGGCTGGGGCACGAGGTGAGGGTGGGCGTAACTGGGATCAGCAGAGACGGCTGAGCGCGGCTGGGCTCAGGCGATGCAGAGCAAAGCTGGGGTCCCTCCGTCTGGGTGCCGCTGTGGACCCTCTGAGGCCTCGAGTGGGAGGTGACCGGAGAGTCTGGGCTCCAGTCTTTGCTGTCATCCGACTGGTAGGGAAAAGGGAATTCCTCTGAACCTGGAGAGTGCAGCATCATTAGGATTTATTTCAAAAGAGACAAATGGGAAACGGACTGCAAGTGTTCATGAACTTGACCTTTCACGTTGGACTTTGATCGCTTCATCTAAGTAATCGACaaccacaaaacaaaatgactcaATTCAGTATGCAATGAAACAGATTCAGATAACACATAGTACGTCACAGAGAGTCATCCGCAGAGGGGCTGTGTTAATATAGCCGCTGTGGTTTTAAGATGTGTCTCACTGAGTCAGTCCATATTAAGTAAAATCGAAAGTTCTTCTGTTCTGAATATAGTTTCTTTCTCGTAGTAGGAGGGCAGCTTCAGTATTACTGTAAGTGAAACAGGGAAATAACCTTGACTGTAGACCCTGtgcgctgtttttttttaagctgcagCAAACTGCAGTGAAAATCATGTACATTctgtcttttcttgttttctgtgcAGTGTGGCAGGCTGCAGTGATTACAGGAAACCTCACGGCTTGCCTGATGAACTCGCGTCTGAGAGAGTCTCTGCCACCAGATGGCACGTAACACAGAGACTTACTGTTAACTGATGTCACATTAGTGTTGTTGTCTGCATAACTTAGGTGAGAGTGTGGGTTTGTGGGAACTTGTGTAAGAGGGTTCTATTTGTTGTGACTGTGTGAGGaataaaactgtgtgtgtgttcatcgcTCGTGATCAAGCCCACCCTCTGAAGTGCCCGTGGTGACAGACGTGAAGCTCGGCGTCGGACTGTCGATGGCACTGGTCAGCCTGGTGTTCTTCTTGCACTCGAACGCCACCTGGTCCCTGCACAGCTTGTGGCAGTTCATACCGCAGTCTGCGTGAGCCAGAAGATATGCACAACATGTCAGGAACAGGAACTCCAGTCTCACATCGGCAAGCTGACTTTCTACCGACTTCTCTTTGAACGCTATCTGTTCTGCAAACGCGGTTCTCTGAGCTTTGCATGCTTACTGTCAAGGAAACAAACAGCTCTCAGGCCTTTTGAGGGACGGGGGAGGGGGAAAAACTGTGGTTCTGGctgcagactgtttttttttttttgttattttttttttttttcatgtgctgCAAGGTTTCAGCTAGCAGTGTGCAACACAGAAAAACCACAGTACACCTTCTCAACATAGCTCCGCTTCACCTGCTCCCCACAAGAGGCTGCGTGTATCTCTTCATTTTAACACGTTACTTACTGGCTGACATTTGGCCAACGATAGACACGCACATGATGAAGTGCCATAATTACCTTTGCATCTGTAGCCTTGCTTGATGACACCCCACAGCTGTGATATAGaaaatgaggggaaaaaaaacatcaccgAATGTCAAAggcaaaaaaactcaaaaataacATTAACGCCCGCTCAACTTGCGCAGCGACTTACAAATCCTGAGCAGTTGTCACAGAAGGTGGGTTTCATGTAAGTGGTCTCCTGGAAGTTGTGGACAAAGCCAAGACCCAGTTTGGAGCAGATGACACTTGCCCTCATGAAATAGGCTGTGATCTCCTCTCGGCTGACGAGGCCCTCTCTGCACAACCATAACACATATACAGTGTCATTTAACAGAGGAGCTTATATCACACAGGATATACAGGAAGTTAACACTTTGACAGATCACATTTTCAGATCTTAGCTTGGTATTATAATGTTGGCTAATGTCTGACATCAAACAACCCATCCGCCCCATGGGTTAAACGCCATTCTCTCATGCAGAAACTGTGACATCAGTGATGGTGGTTTTCATACAGGTCTATGAATGAGAAGTGACAAGGCTGTCTTTGGTTTGTGAGCATCATGTACCACTCTGCATGCATGAGAAATAAAGGAGTGATAATGTTGTGGTGGGGGTTAGTGTTAGGTCTGCAGCTATTTTATGCTTCCTGTTGCTACACTCGTCACTACAAATACCaccctttcttttctctcccctgtAGTCGCGAATGAGCTGAGTGCGTGACCCATGAAACACTCACTTCTCTTTGTCCATGACACAGAAGGAGAATGGAAAGCTAGCAGCAATTTTCTCAAATTCCCCTTGAGAAATGAAGCCGTTCTCGTCGTGATCGTAGTTCTTAAACACGGACTGTGAGAGAGACAAGAGGCAAACACCATTGTTGCTCGGATATTAGTGAACAATAGCTGCGAGAGCAGCCTGTCAAAATGGCAGCATCCAGAAGAACAGTTCAAATAAATGACTGTGCTTATATAACAGCAGCGCTGCATAGACATGCAGAGGCtacacttggaaaaaaaaggaagcactCACATCCACCATTCTCTGCACATGTTTGCTGATGGTTCGGGGGTCCGGTTTAGGAGCCACTCCTGATGCCCAGTCCACAACCACTGGAGGTCTAGAGGGGGTGGCTGGCTGATAGAAAATTAattagtcattaaaaaaaacaagcctgtGCAGGCAGAGACACATGTAAGATATTATCTGAGCAGTGCTAACAACTACATTTATTCATAACCTGCTCTACAGAAGCAGAAGCAACACTGTAAAATTGCCAGGCATCACATAAACTCAGAGCTGAGGAACACTTAGGACCTGAAACACATTTTGGGAAGTAGACTTATTCTctttcttgcagagagttaAACAAGAGGGTTGATGCAACTAGAAACGCTCATGTCTGTAGTTGTAGCTAGGGTGTGATTTTGACAGCGTTGCCCCCTTGTTCCCAGTCGTTTCCCTAGGCAAGGCTAACCGACAACTGGCTGTAGCTTTCTATTAAGCGAGCTGCTTTCCCCCTGTTTCtagcctttatgctaagctaaatgGCTGCAGATGTAGCTTCATGAGAGCCGTCTGAATCTTCTATACTTTTACCCATTGCAAGTCAACAGGCTAGTTGTTTCAGCGTGTCGCCGGTCTTTAAACTAAGCTACCTGGCCACTGGCTGTAGCTTCAAATTTGGTATAAAAACGTGAGAGCGCTATCAATCTTTTCCACTAATTTGGCAAGAAAGTGAATGAGCAtatttccaaataaatgtcaaagTATTCCCTCAAAGTGAGAACTTAAAGAATCTCTGCTTCTATGACTCACAGGTGCTTTACAGTTCTTGGGTTCCCTGGTGTAAGACAGTTCATAGATCTCATCCTCGGTGTAGTAAAGGTCCAAGGACAGCTGCGgggcaggagagaacacatgtTAGCATACAGGGGGGGTAAAACAGAAAGCGAGAAGAGCTCTCCGAATATCTAGATGTTTTCTCCTTGAAACATGTTTTGACGAGGGGCAAAATTAGATCACAGGGTAACTCGTTTTTCTCTTCATGGGCATTTTGCCGTTCAAGTACGATTACACAGATAACACAACAATACAGCTATCTGAACTCACTCTCATTCACACTCGGTTCGTCACCCACACACTCATAGATCATAGACTCTCATCGCGCCCACACAGGAGTGCGGACAATCCACATGCTGTAACGCGCTCATTTGCATCTGTGCCGGCGTTCAATACAATCTAGTGAATCACGCGAAGATACATGGCGATTTAACGAGAAATGCAAAGCTGCACAGAGGGGTGCGCTACCGTCAGCAGGTGGACCAGGTCCTTGTTGGCGTCCAGCTTGGGGGGGATCTGCTGGAGCTGGATCAGCTCATTAATGTGGTTGTAGAGGGCTTGGAGCTTCTGGACGTTCACCTTGTTGTCCTCCACATAGTCCGACATGGCTTCATTGACCGAAATCAGGTCTTTGAGGTGGACGCCCAGGATAGGGATTTTAAAACCTGTACACCTGTTGTACGCTTGTCTGTAGTTGTCATAGTTTCTGCAGGAGGACAGCAGGTCTGTCATCTCGTTCAGTACCTGAGGAGGAAATGGAATTT is from Sparus aurata chromosome 16, fSpaAur1.1, whole genome shotgun sequence and encodes:
- the LOC115566084 gene encoding RAS guanyl-releasing protein 1; the encoded protein is MLPSRRTQMDSLVQPLVAQYLAMGCQSRENIHSESVAPDEKGKDDARATPGCSSRSRVSPPGRPHRFHKPSPAQTTQGKSTMPLGHLTKGASWEELIQACLQSFDSAGCVCGSSHLLNISLTMHRLLISSSDLLDKLSALFKVALDNEQPAECQRICFFIRHWIQEFWVMFRLNHSLSDSLEEFRELIREQGQEHLCSLLETKWINERDWSWKASQKIKANSSKKRKVSLLFDHLEPIELADHLTYLEFKSFCRISFVDYQNYIRKCCMKDIPVMERSIALCNGISQWVQLMVLSRPTAQLRAEVFTKFIHVAQCLHLMHNYNTLMAVVGGLCHSSISRLKDTTSHVPSEVTKVLNEMTDLLSSCRNYDNYRQAYNRCTGFKIPILGVHLKDLISVNEAMSDYVEDNKVNVQKLQALYNHINELIQLQQIPPKLDANKDLVHLLTLSLDLYYTEDEIYELSYTREPKNCKAPPATPSRPPVVVDWASGVAPKPDPRTISKHVQRMVDSVFKNYDHDENGFISQGEFEKIAASFPFSFCVMDKEKEGLVSREEITAYFMRASVICSKLGLGFVHNFQETTYMKPTFCDNCSGFLWGVIKQGYRCKDCGMNCHKLCRDQVAFECKKNTRLTSAIDSPTPSFTSVTTGTSEGSEEFPFPYQSDDSKDWSPDSPVTSHSRPQRVHSGTQTEGPQLCSASPEPSRAQPSLLIPVTPTLTSCPSPVPQRKQRHCAKWENRASIALKEPEEDSKPPYESLESDNQKLQKANETLRRKLKEAEREVEILKTLLKRHALHPVEEDSSS